From the genome of Saccopteryx bilineata isolate mSacBil1 chromosome 6, mSacBil1_pri_phased_curated, whole genome shotgun sequence, one region includes:
- the HTR5A gene encoding 5-hydroxytryptamine receptor 5A — protein sequence MNFSENLTYPNLSLNTPSPLETTLIPDAEDQHTGMPKHTIFGVSVLTFLGLLLAATFAGNLLVLTTIARVRTFHRVPHNLVASMAISDVLVATLVMPLSLVHEVAGRHWRLGRRLCQLWISSDVLCCTASIWNVTAIALDRYWSITRHMEYTLATRRRVSNVMIVLTWVLSAAISLAPLPFSWGESYSEAKEQCHVSRDPSYVVFSTVGAFYLPLCVVLFVYWRIYQAAKVRLAFRKKLNSVRPARAARAARAARALRAAQEVAEDDSPIAGPRTVFTVRTGNISFANMQAERNHWREHKEQRAALMVGILIGVFAVCWVPFFTTELIGPLCSSCEIPDLWKSIFLWLGYSNSLFNPLVYTAFNKTYNTAFRNLLFRKI from the exons ATGAATTTCTCTGAGAATCTCACCTACCCCAACCTCTCCCTCAATACCCCTTCCCCTTTGGAGACCACCCTCATCCCGGATGCAGAAGACCAGCACACCGGCATGCCCAAACACACCATCTTCGGCGTCAGCGTCCTGACCTTCCTGGGCTTGCTGCTGGCTGCGACGTTCGCCGGGAACCTGCTGGTGCTGACCACCATCGCTCGCGTGCGCACCTTCCATCGCGTCCCGCACAACCTGGTGGCGTCCATGGCCATCTCGGATGTGCTGGTGGCCACGCTGGTCATGCCCCTGAGCCTGGTACACGAGGTGGCCGGCCGCCACTGGCGCCTGGGCCGGCGGCTGTGCCAGCTCTGGATCTCCAGTGACGTCCTTTGCTGCACCGCCAGCATCTGGAACGTCACCGCCATCGCGCTGGACCGCTATTGGTCCATCACGCGCCACATGGAGTACACGCTTGCCACACGCAGGCGCGTCTCCAACGTCATGATCGTGCTCACGTGGGTGCTCTCGGCGGCCATCTCGCTGGCCCCTCTCCCCTTCAGCTGGGGGGAGAGCTactcagaggccaaggagcaatgcCACGTGAGCCGTGACCCCTCCTACGTGGTGTTCTCCACTGTGGGCGCCTTCTACCTGCCCCTCTGCGTGGTGCTGTTCGTCTACTGGAGGATCTACCAGGCCGCCAAGGTCCGACTGGCCTTCCGGAAGAAGCTCAACAGCGTCCGGCCAGCCCGTGCCGCCCGTGCCGCCCGCGCGGCCCGCGCGCTCCGTGCCGCGCAGGAAGTCGCGGAG GATGACTCCCCCATCGCCGGGCCCCGCACTGTGTTCACAGTCCGCACCGGCAACATCTCCTTCGCCAACATGCAGGCGGAAAGAAACCACTGGAGGGAGCACAAGGAGCAGAGGGCTGCCCTGATGGTGGGCATCCTGATCGGGGTCTTCGCTGTCTGCTGGGTCCCCTTCTTCACCACCGAGCTCATCGGGCCGCTCTGCTCCTCCTGCGAGATCCCCGACCTGTGGAAGAGCATCTTCCTGTGGCTCGGCTACTCCAACTCGCTCTTCAACCCCCTGGTCTACACGGCCTTCAACAAGACCTACAACACCGCCTTCCGGAACCTCCTCTTCAGGAAGATCTaa